In Miniphocaeibacter halophilus, the following proteins share a genomic window:
- the rpsJ gene encoding 30S ribosomal protein S10 produces the protein MAKQKIRIRLRAYDHELIDQSAQKIVEATKRTGAEISGPIPLPTEKEIITILRAVHKYKDSREQFEQRTHKRLIDILNPNKNTLEALKKLNLPAGVDIEIKL, from the coding sequence ATGGCAAAACAAAAAATAAGAATAAGACTAAGAGCATATGATCATGAGTTAATAGATCAATCTGCTCAAAAGATAGTGGAAGCTACAAAAAGAACTGGAGCAGAAATTTCCGGTCCAATTCCACTACCAACAGAAAAGGAAATAATTACAATCTTAAGAGCTGTTCACAAGTACAAGGATAGTAGAGAACAATTCGAACAAAGAACACATAAAAGACTAATCGATATTTTAAATCCTAACAAAAACACCTTAGAAGCATTGAAAAAATTAAATTTACCTGCTGGTGTTGATATCGAGATAAAGCTATAA
- a CDS encoding YoaK family protein codes for MNKKFFNRVIFWILLLTFTSGYANVLSIFRLGTPTTHMTGNLSNISFSMFELDFKKAAILLAIVLLFLLGGIISGYIFNNRSFGKGKSYGVFLIAIGILLGIAEYIIGDKYIITAIIALTSGTQNGLNIAYNEITIRTTHMTGYLSDIGRLIGIKLNGRNIEISKLLYLISAVLIYFLGGAAAVFISLPEQGHNFYEISILYIIAGFLYLKLIYNKDGK; via the coding sequence TTGAATAAAAAGTTTTTTAATAGGGTTATATTTTGGATTTTGCTGTTAACCTTTACTTCTGGCTATGCAAATGTTTTATCTATATTTAGACTTGGGACTCCAACTACTCATATGACTGGTAATTTAAGCAATATTTCATTTTCCATGTTTGAACTTGATTTTAAAAAAGCTGCAATACTACTTGCAATTGTGTTGTTATTCTTACTTGGGGGTATAATTTCAGGATATATTTTTAATAATAGAAGTTTTGGTAAGGGGAAAAGCTATGGAGTATTTCTTATAGCTATAGGTATTTTACTTGGAATAGCAGAATATATAATAGGGGATAAATATATTATTACAGCAATTATTGCTCTAACCAGTGGAACTCAAAACGGATTGAATATAGCATATAATGAAATAACCATACGAACTACCCATATGACAGGCTATTTATCCGATATAGGAAGACTAATAGGTATAAAATTAAATGGAAGAAATATAGAAATAAGTAAGTTATTGTATTTAATTTCAGCAGTATTAATATACTTTTTAGGTGGTGCAGCGGCTGTTTTCATATCTTTGCCGGAGCAAGGTCATAATTTTTATGAGATTTCTATTTTGTATATTATAGCTGGTTTTTTATATTTAAAACTTATATATAATAAGGATGGAAAATAA